A stretch of Natronococcus sp. CG52 DNA encodes these proteins:
- a CDS encoding ABC transporter ATP-binding protein, whose product MSQYDVQLVDITKRFDDVVAVDDVSLEIERGEFLTLLGPSGCGKTTTLRCIAGFETPTEGDVYVRDERVNGVPPFERDTSMVFQSYALFPHMTVGENVAFGLERRGVPDERATDGGTVSASGGLRESLQGLIGRQGREEIDARVAKVLDLVEMPGYEDRAISELSGGQQQRVALARAIVTEPAVLLLDEPLGALDLKLRKNMQVELKNLQEDLGITFVYVTHDQEEALTMSDQIAVMNDGHVEQLGTATEIYEQPETEFVADFIGETNLVRGSYVETDDGAVLEANGLSFAVSRDAEAAASNGASFAIRPEKIRLGDDARGQDNEFEGEVIEEIYKGNLGKFVVRLENGQRLTIDMQIRDQGAYRSTGETIRVGWSRENAVVLTE is encoded by the coding sequence GTTCAGCTGGTGGATATCACGAAACGGTTCGACGACGTCGTCGCCGTGGACGACGTCTCCCTGGAGATCGAACGGGGCGAGTTTCTCACGCTACTCGGCCCGAGCGGCTGCGGAAAGACGACGACGTTGCGCTGCATCGCGGGATTCGAGACGCCGACAGAGGGCGACGTGTACGTCCGCGACGAGCGCGTCAACGGGGTGCCACCGTTCGAACGCGATACGAGCATGGTGTTTCAGTCCTACGCACTGTTCCCACACATGACCGTCGGCGAAAACGTCGCGTTCGGCCTCGAGCGACGGGGCGTCCCGGACGAACGCGCCACCGACGGAGGGACGGTCAGCGCCTCCGGCGGGCTTCGCGAGTCCCTCCAGGGGCTGATCGGCCGGCAGGGTCGCGAAGAGATCGACGCGCGCGTAGCGAAGGTACTCGACCTCGTCGAGATGCCGGGATACGAGGACCGCGCGATCTCCGAACTCTCGGGCGGCCAGCAACAGCGGGTGGCGCTCGCCAGGGCGATCGTGACCGAACCGGCCGTACTGTTGCTCGACGAGCCGCTCGGCGCCCTCGACCTCAAACTGCGCAAGAACATGCAGGTCGAGCTGAAGAACCTCCAGGAGGACCTCGGCATCACGTTCGTCTACGTTACGCACGACCAGGAGGAGGCGCTGACGATGAGCGACCAGATCGCGGTGATGAACGACGGCCACGTCGAACAGCTCGGCACCGCGACGGAGATATACGAACAACCCGAGACGGAGTTCGTCGCCGACTTCATCGGCGAGACGAACCTCGTCCGGGGCAGCTACGTCGAGACCGACGACGGCGCGGTACTCGAGGCGAACGGTCTCTCCTTTGCCGTCTCTCGCGACGCGGAAGCGGCGGCGTCGAACGGTGCCTCGTTCGCGATCCGCCCGGAGAAGATCCGTCTCGGCGACGACGCCCGCGGGCAGGACAACGAGTTCGAGGGCGAAGTGATCGAAGAGATCTACAAGGGGAACCTCGGAAAGTTCGTCGTCCGTCTCGAGAACGGCCAGCGACTCACGATCGACATGCAGATCCGCGACCAGGGGGCCTACCGGTCGACCGGAGAGACGATCCGCGTCGGCTGGTCCCGGGAGAACGCGGTCGTCCTGACGGAGTAA